A stretch of the Panicum virgatum strain AP13 chromosome 9N, P.virgatum_v5, whole genome shotgun sequence genome encodes the following:
- the LOC120688470 gene encoding uncharacterized protein LOC120688470 has protein sequence MAGRCGFSPLARLLLLVVLLGATLHGAGAVARPLLGIAEPPASPGAAAAGPGDAAHAGAGGGPGRSSEAGGEVILAGFAAALIIVIVCYIGVTRESSRSSSGVGEKQGSLGGF, from the coding sequence ATGGCTGGCCGCTGCGGCTTCTCGCCATTGGCAAGGCTTCTCCTCCTGGTGGTCCTTCTTGGCGCTACCCTTCACGGCGCTGGCGCGGTGGCCAGGCCGCTGCTGGGCATCGCCgagccgccggcctcgccgggcgccgcggcggcgggaccgGGGGACGCTGCGCATGCCGGGGCAGGCGGCGGGCCCGGCCGAAGTTCCGAGGCCGGCGGGGAGGTGATCCTCGCCGGGTTCGCGGCCGCGTTGATCATCGTTATCGTCTGCTACATCGGGGTCACcagggagagcagcaggagcagcagtgGAGTTGGAGAGAAGCAGGGAAGCTTAGGAGGGTTCTAA